A region from the Aquimarina sp. ERC-38 genome encodes:
- a CDS encoding MlaE family ABC transporter permease — protein MFYLDDIGRYFLMLKKTFSKMTKTSVLRSLIFKEIDDLIIGSLGITIFLAFFIGGVIAIQTALNLNNPLLPKRLIAFASRQSMILEFAPTFISVIMAGKVGSYITSSIGTMRVTEQIDALEVMGINSLNYLVFPKIIAMLMYPFVIAIAMFVGIFGGYMAGVYGGFVSSTEFIAGLQDEFIVFHLVYAFIKTFIFAFALATVPSYHGYYMKGGALEVGKASTSSFVWTTVVIIISNYILTQLLLSS, from the coding sequence ATGTTTTACCTTGACGATATTGGTCGCTATTTTTTAATGCTAAAAAAAACCTTTAGCAAAATGACAAAAACTTCGGTACTTCGAAGTTTAATTTTTAAAGAAATAGACGATTTGATTATTGGTTCTTTGGGCATAACTATCTTTTTAGCATTTTTTATTGGTGGAGTAATTGCTATACAAACTGCACTTAATTTAAACAACCCACTTCTACCAAAACGTTTAATTGCTTTTGCATCCAGGCAATCAATGATTTTAGAATTTGCCCCAACTTTTATTTCGGTAATTATGGCTGGTAAAGTTGGATCCTATATTACTTCAAGTATTGGTACCATGCGGGTAACAGAGCAGATTGATGCATTAGAAGTAATGGGGATCAATTCTCTTAATTATTTAGTTTTCCCTAAAATTATTGCGATGCTGATGTATCCTTTTGTAATTGCGATTGCAATGTTTGTCGGGATTTTTGGAGGATATATGGCTGGGGTTTACGGAGGTTTTGTTTCCAGTACCGAATTTATTGCCGGTCTACAGGATGAATTTATTGTTTTTCACCTGGTATATGCATTTATTAAAACTTTTATTTTTGCCTTTGCACTAGCTACAGTACCTTCTTACCATGGGTATTATATGAAAGGAGGAGCACTTGAGGTAGGTAAAGCCAGTACCTCTTCCTTTGTCTGGACGACGGTAGTTATTATTATTTCAAATTATATTTTAACTCAATTGTTATTAAGCTCATGA